Below is a window of Candidatus Zymogenus saltonus DNA.
ATATATTTATCTCTTTTTAATTTGTTTTTTATGAAGCAAAATTAAAAAGGTAATAATACATTTCGACTCTTTTAACCTCACGCCCTTTTACTTCAGGATAATAGAGAAATAGGTTTTCCTTGTCAAGTATCAAATATCGCTCAAGATCCTAAATCTCCAACTTGAGTATCCTGCCGTGAAAATAACAAACGTTCCAAAAACCAATCCTTATAAATAACCATCCCTCTTAAATAATCCCATCCACAAAGAAAATCTCCGTCTCTCTCTATACATGACACCCCGGACTCTATACATGACACCTCGGATGGCCGAACTTTCATAATGCCTGTGGCGTTTATAATATGTTGATATTCTTCATATTTTCCATTTTTAAAGTATCATTATTAGTAATTAGTGTCAATGGAAAAAATGTTTTTATCAATATTATCTTAATTAATTTATTTTAATGAATCTGTTAGAGCAGACCATTTTTTGTCTTTTATGACCTTTTTTCCTTTTGTGACATATTTTCATACTATATATAAAATCAGGGATTAGAAATTCCTCTAATCCCCTTGAAATTTTTGGTGCCCCCGGCACGATTCGAACGTGCGGCCCCCGGATTAGGAATCCGATGCTCTATCCCCTGAGCTACGAGGGCAATATTTACAAACCTAAAAGAATAAAAATATCAGCTTAACGGCTTTTTGTCAAGAGTAATGTTGAAACAAGAACCTCTTTATTATAAATATAGGGGTACGATTTTAAACTCGGTCACATCAAAAAGACCCTTATCGGTGATCTTTAATTTAGGAATCACCGGCAGGGGCAAAAACGACAGCATCATAAAGGGAGTGTCTATGGCACAACCGACATTCTTGGACTCCTCAAGGTTCTTTTCAATTCTCTTGTCCACCTCGATGAGAGGCAGGTGGCTCATAAGCCCGGCAACCTCGAGCTGAAGCTCCGAGACTACCCTGCCCCCTTTGACAATCACCTGGCCGCCCTTCAGCTCCACTATACGCCTAACAGCAAGGTATATGTCGTCGTCGGCCACCCCGACGGAGATTATATTGTGGGAGTCATGTCCTATAGATGAGGCTATGGCGCCCTCTTTCAAACCGAATCCATTGACAAAACCGAGTCCGATGTTTCCAGTTCCTCTGTGTCTCTCGAATACCGCCACTTTCAGGATGTCCCTCTCAATATCGCTGACGGCAAAGCCGTCTTCGGCTTTGAGTTTCAGGTGGATTTCATCTGTGATGATCTGATTTTCGGCTATCTTGATTACCCTCGCCTCCCCTTCCTCCCAAGGGACTCTGATAGATTCAACGCCGACAAGGGAAACGTTCATGGTAGAAGCCGTATCGTAGTGTTGTTCCTCTCTTTCAAAGATCGCCCCTTTTTCATCGGCTACGAGCCTTCCGTTTTTGAAGACCATCTTGACGTTGAAATCCTTTAGGTTTTCAAGGACGATTATATCGGCCCTTTTTGAAGGCGCCAGGATACCGATTTCGGAAAGGCCGAAGTAGGACGCGGGGGACAGGGTAACCATCCTTACGGCTATCGTCGGGTCCAGTCCCAACGAGACCGCCTTTTTAAGGAAGTAGTCGATATGTCCCCTGTTTATTATATCGTTCGGATCGATGTCATCGGCGACAAATGTTGCAGATTGAAAATTCTTCTCGTTTATGAGGGGCAGGAGGTCTTCGAGGTTTTTGGCATGGCTCCCCTCCCGTATCATGAGAAACATCCCCTTTTCGAGCTTCTCCTTCCCCTCCTCGTACCTTGACGACTCGTGGTCGGAGCCTATACCCGCCGCGAGGTAGGCAGTCAAATCTCTTCCGGAAACGAGTGGGGCGTGGCCGTCCACCGCCTTTCCCGCCTCCTTTGCAAGCTTGATCTTTTTTAACAGCTCTTCTTCTCCATTGATCACCCCTGGGAAATTCATCACCTCCCCAAGGCCTATTACCCAGGGCTCATCGATAAGGGACTCCAGCTCCTTTGATGTCAGCCTTGCCCCCGATGTCTCCATCTCCGTTGCAGGCACGCACGAAGGTAGGGAGAAATATATGTCCATGGGGGTTTTTGCGGCGTCCTTCGCCATGAAGAGGATGCCCTCGGTTCCCATGACGTTTGCTATTTCGTGGGGGTCGGCGATCACCGTTGTCGTGCCCCTGGGGAGGACGCCCCTGGCGAATTCCGAAGGAGTGACCATGGAGCTTTCTATGTGGACGTGACTCTCTATGAAGCCCGGAGTGAGGTACATACCGCTGACGTCAATCACCTCTTTGGCGCTGTATCCTTTTGATTCGCTGCCGTCCACCACTCCCACAATCCTGTCGCGGTAGATCAAGATGTCTTTTTTTTCGACCTCCCCCGTAACTATGTTTACGACACTTCCACCCTTGAGCATGAGATCAAGTGGTCTCGCCCCTCTTGCGGCCTCTATCGTTTCTTTTAGCTTTACAATATACATAAAATATCTATCTCACGGCTCACGGCAGAAAAAAAAGCGGATTTCTCGCCACCCCGTCTTTGTGGACCTCGAAGTGAAGGTGCGGGCCGGTCGATTTCCCGGTGCTCCCCATAAGCCCGATAACATCCCCCAGTTTGACCGTATCCCCGGCCTTTACCTTTATAGCATTCAGATGGCCGTACAGCGTCTTGAAATTATCCGGGTGCTCAATGATAACCGTATTGCCGTATCCCCCCTTCCACCCGGCAAAGGACACCTTTCCCTCCCTCGGGGCCACGATAGGTGTGCCGGAATGTCCCGATATATCGATACCCTTGTGCATCCTGCCCCACCTTACGCCGAAGAGGGAGTATACAAGTCCGTCCGTGGGCCAGCCGAAGTATCCCTTTTTGACATTTATCTCCCCGACACTCTTTTCGCCCGGATATACCTTTACTTCCCTGGTCTTTCTTGCTCCGGGGATAAAGAGCTTTTGCCCTTTATAGATAAGGTTTGGGTCGTATATCTCGTTATATTCGGCGATGGTCTGCATCTCGACGCCGTAGGTCTTCGATATTCTCCAGAGCGTCTCCCCCTCCTTGACGGTATGGTAGACCCCCGGCCCCGTCACACAGGCTCCCAGTGTTACGAGAAGCGACATCAGGAAAACCAGGGAGACAGCTTTTATTCCGTACCAGTTTTTCATCGTAATTTCTTACTTAGTTTCTCAAAGATATATTTTACCGCCTCAGCCGGCGATTTGATTGACTTCACCCCATCGATCGTCTCCCACGGGGCAAATCCGCCCACGCATATCACGGGCTTTCCCATCTTGAGGGCAAGGGCAATCTCGCTCAATGTCCCCGGCCCACCGGGAAGGGCTGCGACAGCGTCCGCAGATTTGACGACGATGACGTTTCTCGCATGTCCCATCCCAGTGACGATAACGTGGTCTATGTATTTGTTGGCGCTTTTCGGGTCGTCGCCCGGTATGATTCCCAGGGTGGTTCCTCCCGCCTCCTTTGCGCCCATGGCCGCCGCCTCCATTACCCCCTTGAGTCCCCCGCATACCAGGACGCCCCCCCTCTTCGCTATCTCACCCCCCACCTTTCTTGCAAGCTCGTTTGTATTTTTGTCTTCCGTGCCGGAGCCCACGACCGCGATCTGTATAGCCATATTTTACACTTAAAACAAATACTTTATCACCAAAAAACCGAGGGCTATCAGGACGAAAAAGAGTATCGTCAGGAGGTTGAAGTATTTATCTATGAAGCTCTTTACCGGCTCTCCGAAGATGTATATCATTGTTCCGACCAAGAAAAATCTGGCGCTCCTGCTGACTATCGACGCCGCCAGAAATTTGACAAAGTTCAAATCGCAGGCTCCCGACGCGATAGTGAAGACTTTGTAGGGAATGGGCGTAAAGCCCGCCATCCCCACAACCCAGACGTCGTACTGCTTGAAGAGAGACTGGAGTTTGAAAAACTGCTCATGGTAGCCGTAGAAATCAATTATCGAAAACCCGATGACCTCCATGAACTTCAGGCCTATCAGGTATCCCAACGCCCCGCCTAAGACCGACGCCACTGAACATATTAATGCGAAATAGAACGACCTCTTCGGCATCGATATCGCCATCGCGATGAGGAGGACGTCAGGAGGTATCGGGAAAAAGGATGACTCGGCGAAGGCCAGTATGAAGAGGGCCCACGCGGCGTAAGGGGTCTCGGCCCAGTGGAGAACCCAGTCGTACGACTTTCTGGCCAAGTCGAAAATAAAATTCAATCCCGCCATCCGTATTCTCCTATCAGCTTTACGAACCTGCACCCCCCCAGGTTTTCCTTAACGAGCTTTCCTTTTTTTTTCATTACCTTTATGAGATCCTGGGATGCCCTCCCCCCCACCGGTATGACCATCCTGCCTCCCTCCTTTAACTGATCCGTAAGCGGTCTTGGGATATCGGGCGATGCCGCGGTCACGATAATCGCATCGAAGGGGCTTTTACCCGCCCATCCCGTGGTTCCGTCATCGACCTTTATCTCGATATTTGTGTAACCGAGCTCCTTCAAAAGCTTCTTCGTCCTCTCTGAAAGCTCCTTGATGCGCTCTACCGAGTAGACCTCCTTTGCGATCTCGGCGAGGATCGCCGTCTGGTATCCCGACCCGGTGCCTATCTCGAGGACCCTGTCATCCTCCTTGAGATCAAGCCCCTCCGTCATCAGGGCCACGATGTAGGGTTGGGAGATGGTCTGGCCGCTCCCTATGGGGAGGGGATAATCGTTATGGGATTGGGGCCTCAACGCCTCCTCCACAAAGAGATGCCGCTTCACGGTCAGAAAGGCGTTCAATACCTTCGGGTCCCTTATCCCCCGGGACTCGATCTGGGTTTTGACCATCTTCACTCTGTCCTTTTCGTATTTGTCTAAACCTTCCAATCCTTAAGTTCCATTATTGAGGAGTAGTTTGTCAGATCGAGATGTAGCGGCGTTATAGAGACATAACCGCTGTTCACGGCGAAAAAGTCGGAGTCTAAATCCTCTTCAACCTTAATCTCCTTTGATCCAATCGTATAGAACTTCACGCCCGAAAAATCCGTCCTCTCTTCCACGGCGCCGCTGTATATCCTCCTTCCCTGCTTTGTGATCATGTATATCGTCTCCCTCTCTATTATCCTGTCCGGAACATTGACGTTGAGCACCGTATCTCTCATTAATCCCCACTTCTGAACGTACTTGATGAGTCTTGACGCAAACTCCGCCGCGGGCGCAAAGTCCGAGCTGTTTCTCATCTCGAAGGAGAACGCTATGGAAGGGACCCCCAGAAGGAGTCCCTCCATCGCCGCGGAGACCGTCCCTGAATAGAAGATGTCTTCGCCGAGGTTTGCGCCGTGGTTGATTCCGGACAAGACGAGATCGGGCCTTCTCTTCAGGATCGAGTTCACGGCGAGGTTGACGCAGTCGGCCGGTGTTCCATCCACCGCAAAGTAGTTATTTGATCTCTGTCTAACGGTCAGGGGTCTCTTCAGCGTAAGGCTGTGGCTGGATGCGCTCTTTTCATCGGTGGGGGCTACAATAAATATCTCGTGATCCTCCTCCAATTTCTCGGCCAGTTTCTTGATCCCGGGGGCGTCTATTCCGTCGTCATTGGAAATGAGGATATTCAATACTCTTAACCTAACCTGTCTCTCGTTACATCTAAAGATTCCTGGTTTAAAAATTTATCATAAAAGAATCATCCAGTCAATCTTTTCTACAGAGGCTTTCAAAACGGTAGAAAAGATTTCTCGGATTTCAAAAAATCTCAATCAAAATTAGTTTTACAAATCGATTTAAATCTTTCTCCTCAGACTGTATATTTTCTCCCAGGCGCCCACTATCTCACCGACGTTTCTCTTGAAGTTGAAGGCCTCCTCAACGTGCCTCTTTGAGGCCCTTCCCATCCTCTCGGCCTTTCGGTCTTCAGAGAGGAGCTCGACCAGCCTTCGGTAAAGCGCCCCTTTGTCTCCCACCGGGATCAGGTAGCCGTTCTTGCCGTCTATCACAACCTCGCCCGAGCCGCTGACGTCTGTGGCTATTATTGGAAGCTCCGCCATCGCCGCCTCCTTCAGTACCTTCGCCGTTCCCTCGTAGTACGATATCAGCACGAAGACGTCGGAGAGCCTGTAGTAGTCTGTCAGCGTCTCGAACGGCAGGTGGCCGGTAAAGTTGACCCTGTCGTCCACTCCGAGGCTCCCTGCAGTCTTTTTCATCTCGTCCAAAAGGGAACCTCTCCCGACAACCACCAAGCGAGCGGATGGAAGCTCGTCTTTGAGCCTCTTCATCGTCTCAAGGAGGAGGGGTATCTCCTTTTCCCTTTCGATTCTCCCCACGAACAATATTACCTTCTTTCCCTTAAGGCCGTAGCGTTCCTTCAGACCGTCCTTGTTGAATTTTCCGGCCGGGAATTTGTCCAGATCGACCGACGGCGTAGCATGAACGACGCTTTCGGGCGCAATGCCGAGCCTTACCATCTTTTCCCGTATCAACCTGCTCACCACGCGAAGGCCGTCGGCCTTCTTTATCATGAATTTCCCGACGAAGTTCTTTACCCTGTTTACAGGGGATTCCACCAGCCAGTGGGGATTGTCGATATAGTCCCCGTGGACGTTACACACCCAAACGATACCGATCCTCTTTTTCAATATATAACCACATAGCCCGGTGGCGAGGGGGTCCTGAGTCACGACAACGTCGATCCCCTTCTCCTTTATGATGCCCTTCCCCAACCTAAGCGTATCAAGAAAATAGGTCAATTTATTAGCGGAGTTTGTGGGGTATACCGAAAAGTTTCCATTGAGAGTTTCCGAAAACCCTTCCCCCCTGGAAGTATATACTATAAATGAGAGGGAGGAGACTTCGTCCGCGTAGGCCCTGTGGCGGCGATAGGTGGGGTTTTCCCTGTCCCGGATCATGTCTTTATCCAGACCAATTATCAGCACGTTCAAATCTTTCGTAAGCATCCCTCTATACCGAAGAGTGTTTGCTCAGATTGTAAATCCTCTCCCACGTTGTGACTATATCGATAATGCTTTTTTCGTAGCTGAACTCCCTCAGAACCCGCTCCTTTACCGCCCTCCCCATCTTTTCGGCCATCTCTGGATTTTCGAGAAGCTCCATCACCCTTTCCGAGAAAGCCTCGGCATCACCGACCGGCACCAAAAAGCCGCTCCTCCCGTCGACTATGACATCGTCGGCTCCGCTCATCATCGTGGAGACTAGGGGGAGAGAGGCAAGAGCCGCTTCCTTCAAAACCTTTGCAGTCCCCTCGTAATTAGACGGGAGAACAAATATGTCCGACAGGGAATAGTAGTCTATCAGGTCGTCGAAGCGAAGGGGGCCCGTAAAACGAACCGACCCTTCCACCCCGAGGTCTGCGGCCATATCCCTCATCTCGTTTACCATCTTTCCCCCGCCTACGCATAAGAGGATTACGTCCCCGTGTCTTTTTTTTATCGACCTAAATGCCGCCAGCAGCATCGGCAGGTTTTTCTGCTTGTCTATCCTGCCGACGAACAGCAGCACCCTCCTCCCCTCAAGCCCGTACCTCTTTTTAAGAAGCGGTTTGTCCGGGGCGTCTTTCGGGATCAGATCCGTTTCGACAGCCGGCGTTGCGTAAAAGACGCGGTCTTTGTCCATTCCCATGTCGATCAGGTTTTTTTTTATGAGACTGCTTACGGCGCGGACGCCGTCCGACCTTTTTATTAGAAATTTTCCGAGTATATTCTGAATCCTGTTAAAAACGGTTTCGGAGAGCCAGTAGCGATTTTCCAGATAGTCGGCGTGTACGTGGCAGGCCCAGGGCATCCCGTACCTCCTCTTCACCAGATATGCAACCAGTCCCGTGGCGAAGGGGTCCTGGGAGGCGACCATGTCGATCTTTCTTTCCCCCTCGATGATCCCCCTGCAGAGAATGTAGGCGTCCCTGAAGTAGTGGAGCCTGCTCTTGGAGTTTGTGGGATATACGTAAAAAGCTTTATCCGAAGATTTTTTAAAGTCCTCCCCCGCAAGCGAAAAGACCACAAAGGAGAGGGAGGCGATCCCCTCCGAGTACGATTTGAGACGCCTGTAGGAGGGGCTGTTTGTATCTTCGGGGACGTTCCTGTCGAGTCCAAGGAGCAGGACGTTCAGATTATTTCTCTTCATAATCACCGGTCGATATTGAAAAACTTGGTAAGTCAATAGAGCACTTCTTGTGGCCTCGGCATTAACCTCGTCTTGCGGATTCAACTCTTTAAATATCCAAGCCGTACAGTCTTTTCATCTCCGCTATGGTTTCAAGATGGAGAGATTTTGTTATCTCGTCTTGGGTCTTTTCATTAAAGTGCTTTTGAAATTTCGAATCCAGCATTTTCGGAGACTCCAATTTTCCATACCAGGCCGAATCACTAATTTCCAACAGCTCCTTTGCGGTTTCCGTCATAATCTCGACTCTTGGACTATATTGTATCCCGATTTTTTCGCATAAGGATTTCATGGTTGATCGGGTGTTTTTTATCAATTGGTCATAGAATACAAAATAGTGTTTTGGCTTGTTTATATACTTTCTCGATACCTTGATGTATCTGTTCCAGTACCTGACGTTGTATTTCGGGTTTCTCTGTTTATAAAAAAACTCCGGTAGCTTGAAAGACCTGTCGTACATGGAGGCCACCACCTCACGGCCGTCACGAATAATATGAATTATCGAATAATCACTCACGTATTTTTCGATAAATGGGATGAACCGTATGTGCATAGGGGACTTCTCAACCCAGATATCCTTTTTTGCCTCTATCGCAAGTCTATCAAGAATCG
It encodes the following:
- the ade gene encoding adenine deaminase encodes the protein MYIVKLKETIEAARGARPLDLMLKGGSVVNIVTGEVEKKDILIYRDRIVGVVDGSESKGYSAKEVIDVSGMYLTPGFIESHVHIESSMVTPSEFARGVLPRGTTTVIADPHEIANVMGTEGILFMAKDAAKTPMDIYFSLPSCVPATEMETSGARLTSKELESLIDEPWVIGLGEVMNFPGVINGEEELLKKIKLAKEAGKAVDGHAPLVSGRDLTAYLAAGIGSDHESSRYEEGKEKLEKGMFLMIREGSHAKNLEDLLPLINEKNFQSATFVADDIDPNDIINRGHIDYFLKKAVSLGLDPTIAVRMVTLSPASYFGLSEIGILAPSKRADIIVLENLKDFNVKMVFKNGRLVADEKGAIFEREEQHYDTASTMNVSLVGVESIRVPWEEGEARVIKIAENQIITDEIHLKLKAEDGFAVSDIERDILKVAVFERHRGTGNIGLGFVNGFGLKEGAIASSIGHDSHNIISVGVADDDIYLAVRRIVELKGGQVIVKGGRVVSELQLEVAGLMSHLPLIEVDKRIEKNLEESKNVGCAIDTPFMMLSFLPLPVIPKLKITDKGLFDVTEFKIVPLYL
- a CDS encoding peptidoglycan DD-metalloendopeptidase family protein; translation: MKNWYGIKAVSLVFLMSLLVTLGACVTGPGVYHTVKEGETLWRISKTYGVEMQTIAEYNEIYDPNLIYKGQKLFIPGARKTREVKVYPGEKSVGEINVKKGYFGWPTDGLVYSLFGVRWGRMHKGIDISGHSGTPIVAPREGKVSFAGWKGGYGNTVIIEHPDNFKTLYGHLNAIKVKAGDTVKLGDVIGLMGSTGKSTGPHLHFEVHKDGVARNPLFFLP
- a CDS encoding TIGR00725 family protein, which gives rise to MAIQIAVVGSGTEDKNTNELARKVGGEIAKRGGVLVCGGLKGVMEAAAMGAKEAGGTTLGIIPGDDPKSANKYIDHVIVTGMGHARNVIVVKSADAVAALPGGPGTLSEIALALKMGKPVICVGGFAPWETIDGVKSIKSPAEAVKYIFEKLSKKLR
- a CDS encoding DedA family protein is translated as MAGLNFIFDLARKSYDWVLHWAETPYAAWALFILAFAESSFFPIPPDVLLIAMAISMPKRSFYFALICSVASVLGGALGYLIGLKFMEVIGFSIIDFYGYHEQFFKLQSLFKQYDVWVVGMAGFTPIPYKVFTIASGACDLNFVKFLAASIVSRSARFFLVGTMIYIFGEPVKSFIDKYFNLLTILFFVLIALGFLVIKYLF
- a CDS encoding protein-L-isoaspartate(D-aspartate) O-methyltransferase gives rise to the protein MEGLDKYEKDRVKMVKTQIESRGIRDPKVLNAFLTVKRHLFVEEALRPQSHNDYPLPIGSGQTISQPYIVALMTEGLDLKEDDRVLEIGTGSGYQTAILAEIAKEVYSVERIKELSERTKKLLKELGYTNIEIKVDDGTTGWAGKSPFDAIIVTAASPDIPRPLTDQLKEGGRMVIPVGGRASQDLIKVMKKKGKLVKENLGGCRFVKLIGEYGWRD
- the surE gene encoding 5'/3'-nucleotidase SurE, which encodes MNILISNDDGIDAPGIKKLAEKLEEDHEIFIVAPTDEKSASSHSLTLKRPLTVRQRSNNYFAVDGTPADCVNLAVNSILKRRPDLVLSGINHGANLGEDIFYSGTVSAAMEGLLLGVPSIAFSFEMRNSSDFAPAAEFASRLIKYVQKWGLMRDTVLNVNVPDRIIERETIYMITKQGRRIYSGAVEERTDFSGVKFYTIGSKEIKVEEDLDSDFFAVNSGYVSITPLHLDLTNYSSIMELKDWKV
- a CDS encoding glycosyltransferase family 4 protein — encoded protein: MLTKDLNVLIIGLDKDMIRDRENPTYRRHRAYADEVSSLSFIVYTSRGEGFSETLNGNFSVYPTNSANKLTYFLDTLRLGKGIIKEKGIDVVVTQDPLATGLCGYILKKRIGIVWVCNVHGDYIDNPHWLVESPVNRVKNFVGKFMIKKADGLRVVSRLIREKMVRLGIAPESVVHATPSVDLDKFPAGKFNKDGLKERYGLKGKKVILFVGRIEREKEIPLLLETMKRLKDELPSARLVVVGRGSLLDEMKKTAGSLGVDDRVNFTGHLPFETLTDYYRLSDVFVLISYYEGTAKVLKEAAMAELPIIATDVSGSGEVVIDGKNGYLIPVGDKGALYRRLVELLSEDRKAERMGRASKRHVEEAFNFKRNVGEIVGAWEKIYSLRRKI
- a CDS encoding glycosyltransferase; its protein translation is MKRNNLNVLLLGLDRNVPEDTNSPSYRRLKSYSEGIASLSFVVFSLAGEDFKKSSDKAFYVYPTNSKSRLHYFRDAYILCRGIIEGERKIDMVASQDPFATGLVAYLVKRRYGMPWACHVHADYLENRYWLSETVFNRIQNILGKFLIKRSDGVRAVSSLIKKNLIDMGMDKDRVFYATPAVETDLIPKDAPDKPLLKKRYGLEGRRVLLFVGRIDKQKNLPMLLAAFRSIKKRHGDVILLCVGGGKMVNEMRDMAADLGVEGSVRFTGPLRFDDLIDYYSLSDIFVLPSNYEGTAKVLKEAALASLPLVSTMMSGADDVIVDGRSGFLVPVGDAEAFSERVMELLENPEMAEKMGRAVKERVLREFSYEKSIIDIVTTWERIYNLSKHSSV
- a CDS encoding sulfotransferase — encoded protein: MGCSRSGTTLLQGLLAGHPRIHTFPETSFLINTIGIKKRPLAYLGFSTKRAHWAMERFLRRIGREDMMVSYPKRPIFIKRAIGSFISILDRLAIEAKKDIWVEKSPMHIRFIPFIEKYVSDYSIIHIIRDGREVVASMYDRSFKLPEFFYKQRNPKYNVRYWNRYIKVSRKYINKPKHYFVFYDQLIKNTRSTMKSLCEKIGIQYSPRVEIMTETAKELLEISDSAWYGKLESPKMLDSKFQKHFNEKTQDEITKSLHLETIAEMKRLYGLDI